GGCGGCGGTATCTACGTCCGCGAAAACGGCAACCTGGTGATCGTCAATTCGACGGTCTGCGGCAACCATTCCGGAAAGGGCGGCGGTATCGCGGTCTACGGCAAGGTGGACAAGCCGAGCAAGGCGGTGATCGTCAGCTGTACGATTGCCGGCAACACGACGGTGACGGCCGGAAACGGTGCGGGATTGCAGCAGGCTGCCGTCGGAGGGGCCATCGAGGTCTACAATACGCTGATCTCGGGCAATACGACGGACGGCGCGGCCGACGATGTCGCCTGGTTCAAGGACGCCAGCTACAAGGTCGCCAACTCCATTATCGGAGGCACGGTCTACAATGCCGACGGTATGGCTGTCGCAGGCGCGGCGTTCGATCCTGCCTCGATGCTCAGCCCGCTGGGCGACAATGGCGGTGCGACGAAGACCTGCGTGCTGCTCGGCGACGCGAATCCGGCGCGCCAGTACGGCATGTCCGCTTCGGAGCTGAAGATCCTGGGCGAGACGCTCGATCCGGCCTTCGGCGAGGCGGTCAGCGCCATCGACCAGACCGGCGCTTCGCGCACGGGCAAGACGGTGATCGGAGCCGTCGTGAAATAAATCTGTTCACAGGGGGCGTGCTTTCATCGGTGCGCCCCTTTTTTTGTATCTTTGGGGTCGTAACGCCCCTTTTATCTGTCGCGGCGTCCGGCCGCCCCCCCCCCGCAAGGAGGTGCGGTTTTGCATCGGCCCGACTTTTTTATGATCTTTACAGTTATGAAACTTTACAGAACCGGACTGCTGCTGCTTGCAGTCCTATGCACAATCCCGGTGTTTGCCGGGCAGCCGCCGCGGCTGAAGGTGGGTTCCTCGTCCGGGATTTTCGGCCCGGTGACGAACTGGACCTACGAAACCTTCGCCGAGGCGAAGAGGGCAGGCATCGACGCCATCGAGATCAGCGCGTCGACGTTGTTCCTGAACAAGGAGATGACCGACGATCGGCAGATCGAGGCGCGCTGCCGTCAGCTGAAGCGCGACCTCAAGCGCGCCGGAATCGAAATCTGGTCGGTGCACATGCCTTTCGGCCGCGAGATCGACCTCTCGCAGACGGACGAGGCCGTGCGGCAGCGGAGTGTCGAACTGCACCGCCGCGTGCTGCGCTTCTGCAAGATCCTGTCGCCGCGGATCGTGCTGTTCCACCCGAGCTGGTATCTCGGGCACGGGGAGCGCGACGCGCGGATCGCGCAGCTGGTGCGCTCGGTCGGGGAGCTGCTTCCCGATGCGAAGAAGATCGGCGCCCGGGTGGTGATCGAGAACATGCTGGGCTACGAACTGGTCAAGGACGGGAACTACGAACGCCCGCTGGGCCGTACGGTCGAAGAGGTGCTGCACATCATGTCGCTCGTGCCCCGGGAGGTGGACGCTGCGGTCGACACCAACCACATCGACAATCCCGAACTGCTGATCAGTGCGCTCGGACGCCGGGTGAGGACGATTCACGTCAGCGACGGCGACGGCCGCAACGAGTGTCACGAACTGCCGGGCCAGGGCCGGGGCGACAACGACTGGACGGCGATCCTGAAGGCCCTGTACGAGGATGCGCACTACCGGGGCGTCTTCATGTACGAGGTGAAGAAGGCGGAGTTCCCGCAGTTGAAGGCTTGTTACGACCGGTTGTACGAACAGTACGTGCAGTCGAAGCAATAAGGACGGTCGGGTTAAATGAGAACGCGGTTTGATGCAACTTCATCAAACCGCGTTCTTTGATTCAGGGCCGCTGGCCGGTCACCTGCGGACCACGATGCAGTTGGGGACCCCGCGCTCGCCCTCGTGGTCGAAGCGGCGGTTGTCGTAGGGATGGTTGAGGACGCCTTCCTGCGCCGTCCAGAGCGTCGAGGAGCCGCCGCCGTCGAGGTTCAGCGCCTCGGTAAGACCTAACTGGCGTGCGATGTAGGCTGTTTCGGCGATGGTCGCGCCGTCGCCCTGGCCTTTGAAACGCCCGTCGATCACGGCCATCACCACCGTGCCGTCGGCCCGTTTGCCGATCAGCGTCCGGGGATGGCGGCGCGTGTAGAAACTGCTTCCGGAGGTGTATTCGACCACCTTGCCGCCGTCGATCAGCACCGGGCCTGCGGCCAGCGCTGAGCGGTAGCGGCGCGCCACGTCGGCATACTGCGTCGTGTCGCACGGGAAGATCTCCATCCGGCGGCCCTTGCGGTCCTTGAAGGCGATGACGCCGTTGGTGCGGAATGCCTCCTCGGGGGTGGTGCGTCCCACGATCTTCCTGTCGAGCAGGACGAAGGTGACCGGTTCGAAGGTTTTGACGTTGAAGTAGCTGCCGTTGACGGCGATCTCCGCGCCGGCGGCCTTCCCCAGATCGCTCGTGGACTCGGCCCTGCGGTCGAGGTGGACGATCGAGGTGGTGAACCTGCGTCCGGGGTAGGTGGCGACGGAGATGCTCTGCCGCGACCCGAACATGTCGATCTGGGCGTAGCGGCATTCGGCGCCGCCGCCGAGATCGGCCGTGCGCCATTGGGCGGTGGCGAATGCAATCGAGTCGCGGGGAGTCTGCGCCGCGGCGCTGGAGGAAAAGAGGAGCAGCAAGGCTCCCGTCAGAATTTTGTTCATGGTTCGGATAAACGGGTTAGTAGCCACAAATTTACGCATTTAGCACGGATTTAGCAAGCGTCGGAGCCGCTATTTTCGGGGAAAAACGGACGCCGGACCCTCCCGGAAACGAAAGCGCCCCCGGAAGTCCGGAGGCGCTGGTTTTTCGGGGCGGAAAAGCTGTTTACTGCCTGGCCTTGGTGTAGACCGTGCCCGTGCCCTCGATCGTGAGGGTGTAGTTCCCGTCGGCCGTTTTGGCGATCATGCCCGTCTGGGTGAAGTCGATGGTCTGGCCGTTGCCGAGGCTCTGGCCCTTGAGCAGGATTTTGTCCGCCTCGCCCTGAAGCTCCCACGAGGTGTAGACCAGCGTCGCCATGTTGATCGACCTGGCTGCGCCTTCGACCATGATCTCGACGCCCATGACGCCTTCGGGAGCAATCGGGTCGGGCATCGTCCATTTGCCGACGGCTTCGGCGTAGGTGGGATCGGTCGCAATCTTCGTGGCGGCGGCGCCGTCCTTCAGCTTGCCCGTGTAGTCTACGGTGACGGGGGCGCCGAGCAGCAGGCCGTTGGCGTCGCTCTTGTCGACGGCCGTGGTCGCGAAGGTGCAGGTGCTCTCGTCGGTCAGTGCACGGACGGTGACGGTGTTCATCGAGGCGTCGGTGATGAATCCCGAGAAGGTTTTGGGGCTGTTGTCGGCGCAGGCCGTCAGGCCGGCGAAAGCCAGTGCGGCGATCAGGGATTTGATGTTGTTCATGGTGTCGGATTTATCGGATTTGCATGTTGCAGCTAATATACGGAACTCTCGCTTAATGTGTGCCGTTTGCACGTGATTTTACATATTCGTCGATGGCTTTGGCCGCGGTGCGTCCCGCTCCCATGGCCAGGATGACCGTCGCGGCGCCCGTCACGGCGTCGCCGCCTGCGAAGACGCCCGGACGGGTCGTCGCGCCGCGCTCGTCGGCCGTGATGCAGCCGCGGCGGGTGGTTTCCAGACCGGCGGTCGTGGCGGCCAGCAGCGGATTGGGCGAGGTTCCCAGCGCCATGATCACCACGTCGCATTCGATTTCGAACTCCGAGCCCTCCTTTACCACCGGCGAGCGGCGGCCGCTTTCGTCGGGTTCGCCCAGCTCCATCTCCACGCACCGCAGGCCCGTCACCCAGCCTTTTTCGTCGCCGAGGACTGCGGTGGGGTTGGTCAGCATGCGGAAGCGGATGCCCTCCTCCTTGGCGTGGTGGACCTCCTCGACGCGCGCCGGAAGCTCTTTTTCCGAACGGCGGTAGACGATCGTGGCCTCTGCACCCAGCCGTTTGGCCGTGCGCACGGCGTCCATCGCCACGTTGCCGCCGCCTACGACCACGACGCGCTGTCCGACGTAGATCGGGGTGTCGTACGCCTTGTCGTAGGCATGCATCAGGTTGGCCCGCGTGAGGAACTCGTTGGCCGAAACCACGCCGTTGAGGTTCTCGCCCGGGATGCCCATGAAGCGGGGCAGCCCGGCGCCCGAGCCGATGAATACGGCGTCATAGCCTTCGTCGTCCAGCAGCGAGTCGATCGTCACGGTGCGGCCCACGATCACGTCGGTCTCGATCCCGACGCCCAGCCGTTCGACCTGGGCGATCTCGCGCGCCACGATCCGCTCCTTCGGGAGGCGGAATTCGGGAATGCCGTAAACCAGCACGCCGCCCACCTTGTGCAGCGCCTCGAAAATCTTCACTTCGTAGCCCATGCGGGCCAGGTCGCTGGCGCAGGCCAGCCCGGCCGGGCCGCTGCCGATGACGGCGACCTTGCGGCCGTTGCGCACGGCGGCGGGCTGCACGGGGGCGCCGTGTTCGAGTTTCCAGTCGCCGACGAAGCGTTCGAGCTTGCCCACGGCGACCGGTTCGCTCTTGATGCCCAGGATGCACGAGCCTTCGCACTGGCTCTCCTGCGGGCAGACGCGGCCGCAGATCGACGGCAGCGAACTGTCCTCGGAGATGATGTCGGCTGCCTCCTGCAACCGCCCTTCGTGCAGGGCGGCGATGAAGTCGGGGATGCGGATGCCTACGGGGCAGGCCGCCACGCAGCGGGGATTCTTGCAGCGCAGGCAGCGCGAAGCTTCGAGTGTGGCCTCTTCGAGGTCGTAGCCGTAGCAGACCTCCTCGAAATTGGTCGCACGGATCGCCGGGTCCTGTTCGCGCACCGGCACGCGGGGTATTTTGTTTGCCATGTGATAGCAGGTTAAAGGTTAAAAGTGAAAGGTTAAAAGTGAAAAGTTAAAAGAGGGAAGTTCTATGCGGGAGATAATTATATATTCTGCATGGTCTCCGTCGCTAAAATACCTTTCACCTTCCTACTTGTCCAATCCGATCTTACATACGTGTCCGGCCTCGCGCTCGGCCTCGATCGCCGCGGCGCGCTGCTCCTGGGTGCGGTACATGCCCTGCCGGCGCATCGCCTCGTCGAAATCGACCTCGTGGGCGTCGAACTCCGGGCCGTCGACGCACGTGAAGCGCGTCCGGCCGCCGACCGTCACGCGGCAGGCGCCGCACATGCCCGTGCCGTCGACCATCAGCGCATTGAGCGACACGGTGGTTTTCAGCGCGTACTTCTTCGTGGTGAGGGCCACGAACTTCATCATAATCATCGGGCCGATGGCCACGCATTCGTCGTAGTGTCTGCCCTCTTTTTCGATCAGTTCCCCGATCAGCGCCGTCACGAGTCCCTTGAAACCCTCCGAACCGTCGTCGGTGGCGATATGGAGGTGTTCGGCTACGGCGCGCATGGCGTCGGTGTAGATCAGCATGTCGCGTGTCTTGGCGCCGATGATGACGTCGGCCTTCACGCCGTGTTCCCGGAGCCATTTGACCTGCGGGTAGACCGGGGCTGTGCCCACGCCGCCCGCCACGAAGAGGTAGCGGCGTTTGCGCAGCTCTTCGACGGGCATTTTGACGAATTCCGAAGGGTGGCCCAGCGGACCTGCGAAGTCGGCGAGGGCATCGCCCTCGTTCAGTGCGCAGATTTTGCGCGTCGAGGCGCCGATGGCCTGCGTGACGATGGTCACGCTGCCCTCCGCAGCGTCGAAATCGGAGATCGTGAGCGGAATGCGCTCGCCGTGTTCGTCGGCGCGCACGATGACGAATTGTCCGGGCTGCGCCGAGCGGGCCACGCGCGGTGCGAGGACCTTCATCAGCCAGATGCCCTCTGCGAGGAGTCTTTTTTCAAGAATGGGGTACATTATATCCGTTGTGTGTTTGTGTGTCACTCTTCGATGATTGCCGTCACCCGGATGCGCCGCATGGGCCGCACGGGGTCGTTGGTCACCACCACGAGGTGTTCGGTCACGATGCCGTAGTCCTGCGTCCGGGGATCGAGCAGAATTTCGCAGCGTAGCGAATCTCCGGGGGCGATTTTCTGCCCCGGGGCGAGTGTCGTGGCCACGTGTCCCTCGCCTTCGACGGCCCGCACGATCAGCTCCGCGCCGCCCGCGTTCGAAAGCGTAAAGTGCTTTTTCCGGACTGGTCCCGCATGTTTGACCGGTCCAAATTTAAGGATATTTTCCGAAAAATCGGCTTTCGGGGCGTTTTGTGTTGCATCCGCGGGCTGCGGGTCGACGCCGATGCCGTGGGTGACGAGCGTCGTGCCGTTGCTCCGTCCGTTGATCAGGACCTCCAGCGCGTCGCGCACGGTCCCATAGCGGGGTTTGTCGGCGGGGATGAGGTAGGCGAAGTTGATTTCGCCCCGTTCGCCCGGCGCGATCTGTTTCGGATAGTCGGTCCGAAGCGCTCCGCTCGTGGTTTCGGGCCGCAGTTCGAGGCGGACCGGGCGTTTCGAGGTGTTCGCGTAGCCGATCGCCGCCTGCACCTGCCGCCCCGGATAAATATAGGAGAAGGCGTTGAGCGTCGAGGCCAGCCGCAGCCCTCCGCCGGCATCGACGGGGTATAGCTCCTCGACGGTTTTCTGCCGCGGGATGACGCTCCCCTGCACGGTGAGCGTGGCGATCTTCCGCTTCTCCGAAGAGTAGACCCACAGCTCCTTGGTGAATGAGCCGGGGCGGTTGGCGGGGTCGTAGGTGACGGTGATCTGCGTCTTTTCGCCCGGAAGGATCGGTTTCTTCGAGAAATCGGGGACCGTGCAGCCGCAGGTGGTCACCACGTCGAGGATCACCAGAGGGCTGTCGCCGCGGTTGACACCCGTGAACGTGTGGCTGACGCGGCCGTCGGTTTCGCGGATCGTGCCGAAGTCCCACGTATCGGGCCGAAAAGACAGATGTTCCTGCGCCGAGGCCGTTAAGGCGCATAGTGTCAAGAGAATAAGGAAAATAACGCGATTCGGGATCATTTCTTTATGATTTGTGCGACATGCAAAGATACTTTTTTTGCGAAAAAATCGTGCAATAATTTTGCGGGAATGAAAAATTGCTATATATTTGCACTCCGAAACGACGGGATAACCCGTTTCGAAATGCCTGAATAGCTCAGTTGGTTAGAGCACATGACTGTTAATCATGGGGTCCTAGGTTCAAGTCCTTGTTCAGGCGCAGATGCGCGAGGGTTGCGTAAAGGTTCTTTCAAAAAACGCCTGCAAGGGGTCGTCCGTAAAAGGGTGGTCCGGAGGGTGATCGGAAGATTGCCTTTGCAGTCCCAAGCCATTTTTAGGGGAGCTTAGCTCAGCTGGTTCAGAGCGTCTGCCTTACAAGCAGAGGGTCGGGGGTTCGAATCCCTCAGCTCCCACAACTGAAAATCAACGACTTACAGTAATGTAGGTCGTTTTTCTTTTGTATACCTCCGTGGTCGGTTTACACGTTTTTTGCCCGTTTGTGTTAACCAATGTGTCAACCGAAATGACGCATGAAAGCAAACATCGAGGTCATTTGTTACAAGTACAAACCTCTCAAAGACGGAACGCTTCCTTTAATGCTCCGAGTTACGAAAGACCGCAAACGCAAATACGTTTCGCTCGGCCTTTCCCTGCAAGAAAAGTTTTGGGATTTCGAGAAAGGCAAGCCCAAACGAAATTGTCCCAA
This Alistipes shahii WAL 8301 DNA region includes the following protein-coding sequences:
- a CDS encoding sulfide/dihydroorotate dehydrogenase-like FAD/NAD-binding protein, translating into MYPILEKRLLAEGIWLMKVLAPRVARSAQPGQFVIVRADEHGERIPLTISDFDAAEGSVTIVTQAIGASTRKICALNEGDALADFAGPLGHPSEFVKMPVEELRKRRYLFVAGGVGTAPVYPQVKWLREHGVKADVIIGAKTRDMLIYTDAMRAVAEHLHIATDDGSEGFKGLVTALIGELIEKEGRHYDECVAIGPMIMMKFVALTTKKYALKTTVSLNALMVDGTGMCGACRVTVGGRTRFTCVDGPEFDAHEVDFDEAMRRQGMYRTQEQRAAAIEAEREAGHVCKIGLDK
- a CDS encoding DUF1573 domain-containing protein, whose amino-acid sequence is MIPNRVIFLILLTLCALTASAQEHLSFRPDTWDFGTIRETDGRVSHTFTGVNRGDSPLVILDVVTTCGCTVPDFSKKPILPGEKTQITVTYDPANRPGSFTKELWVYSSEKRKIATLTVQGSVIPRQKTVEELYPVDAGGGLRLASTLNAFSYIYPGRQVQAAIGYANTSKRPVRLELRPETTSGALRTDYPKQIAPGERGEINFAYLIPADKPRYGTVRDALEVLINGRSNGTTLVTHGIGVDPQPADATQNAPKADFSENILKFGPVKHAGPVRKKHFTLSNAGGAELIVRAVEGEGHVATTLAPGQKIAPGDSLRCEILLDPRTQDYGIVTEHLVVVTNDPVRPMRRIRVTAIIEE
- a CDS encoding phosphodiester glycosidase family protein; translation: MNKILTGALLLLFSSSAAAQTPRDSIAFATAQWRTADLGGGAECRYAQIDMFGSRQSISVATYPGRRFTTSIVHLDRRAESTSDLGKAAGAEIAVNGSYFNVKTFEPVTFVLLDRKIVGRTTPEEAFRTNGVIAFKDRKGRRMEIFPCDTTQYADVARRYRSALAAGPVLIDGGKVVEYTSGSSFYTRRHPRTLIGKRADGTVVMAVIDGRFKGQGDGATIAETAYIARQLGLTEALNLDGGGSSTLWTAQEGVLNHPYDNRRFDHEGERGVPNCIVVRR
- a CDS encoding lipocalin family protein, with the translated sequence MNNIKSLIAALAFAGLTACADNSPKTFSGFITDASMNTVTVRALTDESTCTFATTAVDKSDANGLLLGAPVTVDYTGKLKDGAAATKIATDPTYAEAVGKWTMPDPIAPEGVMGVEIMVEGAARSINMATLVYTSWELQGEADKILLKGQSLGNGQTIDFTQTGMIAKTADGNYTLTIEGTGTVYTKARQ
- the gltA gene encoding NADPH-dependent glutamate synthase, with protein sequence MANKIPRVPVREQDPAIRATNFEEVCYGYDLEEATLEASRCLRCKNPRCVAACPVGIRIPDFIAALHEGRLQEAADIISEDSSLPSICGRVCPQESQCEGSCILGIKSEPVAVGKLERFVGDWKLEHGAPVQPAAVRNGRKVAVIGSGPAGLACASDLARMGYEVKIFEALHKVGGVLVYGIPEFRLPKERIVAREIAQVERLGVGIETDVIVGRTVTIDSLLDDEGYDAVFIGSGAGLPRFMGIPGENLNGVVSANEFLTRANLMHAYDKAYDTPIYVGQRVVVVGGGNVAMDAVRTAKRLGAEATIVYRRSEKELPARVEEVHHAKEEGIRFRMLTNPTAVLGDEKGWVTGLRCVEMELGEPDESGRRSPVVKEGSEFEIECDVVIMALGTSPNPLLAATTAGLETTRRGCITADERGATTRPGVFAGGDAVTGAATVILAMGAGRTAAKAIDEYVKSRANGTH
- a CDS encoding sugar phosphate isomerase/epimerase family protein; this translates as MKLYRTGLLLLAVLCTIPVFAGQPPRLKVGSSSGIFGPVTNWTYETFAEAKRAGIDAIEISASTLFLNKEMTDDRQIEARCRQLKRDLKRAGIEIWSVHMPFGREIDLSQTDEAVRQRSVELHRRVLRFCKILSPRIVLFHPSWYLGHGERDARIAQLVRSVGELLPDAKKIGARVVIENMLGYELVKDGNYERPLGRTVEEVLHIMSLVPREVDAAVDTNHIDNPELLISALGRRVRTIHVSDGDGRNECHELPGQGRGDNDWTAILKALYEDAHYRGVFMYEVKKAEFPQLKACYDRLYEQYVQSKQ